One segment of Marvinbryantia formatexigens DSM 14469 DNA contains the following:
- a CDS encoding ABC-ATPase domain-containing protein, with the protein MKSSNDLRTLLRSVDHKSYPAYKSLGGSWQFPLYTLVIDHVQGDPFASPSALHAEIPLARAGFPGEYYKKDCMRIALQDFLTRQLAKQFEAFNFKAKGSGKSGLLSISRCGQEVLERSACQITADRLIVRFHVGFPAFGRTINAGELEKILFEFLPRCMESSLYFQKLDKQKVQQAVFLAEDQEEIRSLLKQKKLVAFLADGSILPRKSGISELPMKDCVPFASPESMRQTLQLPHRGSITGMAIPQGITLIVGGGYHGKSTLLEAIQSGIYNHIAGDGREYVITDDTAVKLRAEDGRCVRNVDISLFINDLPNGKDTTVFSTEDASGSTSQAAAVMESIEAGARLFLIDEDTSATNFMVRDDFMQQVISRKKEPITPFIERVGDLYKKTGVSTIMVAGSSGAFFYIADHILQMDCYHTRDITASVKALCEQRKAPETQAPHFPEALCLDAPISAGVRSGDAQTAGTLTAQTANAKSAGTRIAGSSGAQSPQIRLHRILPAYRRTEHAHRGGHGNAGRGGASAGKYEHMKVKSSGLESFSLDKETVNVRYLEQLTDNEQVTALAYLLRFGLEQVSDGKKTVQESVQLIMDTLREKGWQAFCSSYVPCGLAVPRAQELFACFNRFRG; encoded by the coding sequence ATGAAATCATCAAACGATTTGCGCACTCTGCTGCGCTCTGTCGACCACAAAAGCTACCCGGCATACAAATCTCTTGGCGGAAGCTGGCAGTTCCCGCTGTACACGCTGGTCATCGACCATGTGCAGGGCGACCCGTTTGCGTCGCCGTCTGCCCTGCATGCGGAAATTCCGCTTGCGCGCGCCGGTTTTCCCGGAGAATATTATAAAAAAGATTGTATGCGCATCGCGCTGCAGGACTTTCTCACCCGACAGCTCGCGAAACAATTTGAGGCTTTTAATTTCAAAGCGAAGGGCTCCGGCAAAAGCGGTCTTTTATCCATCAGCCGCTGCGGACAGGAGGTGCTGGAGCGCAGCGCCTGCCAGATAACGGCGGACAGGCTGATTGTGCGCTTCCATGTGGGCTTTCCCGCCTTCGGACGCACCATCAACGCAGGCGAGCTGGAAAAAATCCTGTTTGAGTTTCTGCCCCGCTGCATGGAAAGCAGTCTCTATTTTCAGAAACTGGATAAGCAGAAGGTACAACAGGCTGTATTTCTTGCCGAGGACCAGGAAGAAATCCGCAGCCTTTTAAAGCAGAAGAAACTGGTGGCTTTTCTGGCGGACGGCTCTATTCTTCCGCGCAAAAGCGGTATCTCCGAGCTTCCGATGAAGGACTGCGTGCCGTTTGCCTCGCCGGAATCCATGCGGCAGACGCTTCAGCTCCCGCATCGCGGAAGCATCACCGGCATGGCGATCCCGCAGGGCATCACACTGATTGTGGGAGGCGGCTATCACGGAAAATCCACCCTTCTTGAGGCAATCCAGTCGGGTATTTACAATCACATTGCCGGAGACGGCAGGGAATATGTCATCACAGACGATACCGCCGTAAAGCTGCGCGCCGAGGACGGGCGCTGCGTGCGCAATGTTGACATTTCGCTGTTTATCAATGATTTGCCGAACGGAAAGGACACCACCGTCTTTTCTACGGAGGACGCCAGCGGAAGCACCTCGCAGGCTGCCGCCGTCATGGAAAGCATCGAAGCGGGCGCGCGTCTCTTTCTGATTGATGAAGATACCTCCGCCACCAATTTCATGGTACGCGATGATTTTATGCAGCAGGTAATCAGCCGCAAAAAGGAGCCCATCACGCCCTTTATTGAGCGCGTGGGCGACCTCTATAAAAAGACCGGCGTCTCCACGATTATGGTTGCGGGCAGTTCCGGCGCATTTTTCTATATCGCCGACCATATCCTGCAGATGGACTGCTACCATACCCGCGATATCACCGCTTCCGTAAAAGCGCTCTGCGAGCAGCGCAAAGCGCCGGAAACGCAGGCTCCCCATTTTCCGGAAGCGCTGTGTCTGGATGCTCCCATTTCTGCAGGCGTACGCTCTGGTGATGCGCAGACTGCCGGCACACTGACTGCCCAGACGGCAAATGCCAAAAGCGCCGGTACCCGGATCGCAGGGTCTTCCGGTGCGCAGTCCCCGCAAATCCGCCTCCACCGAATCCTTCCGGCATACCGCCGCACGGAGCATGCGCACCGCGGCGGGCACGGTAATGCGGGACGCGGCGGCGCTTCCGCCGGAAAATACGAGCACATGAAGGTAAAGTCCTCCGGGCTGGAATCCTTCTCGCTTGACAAAGAGACCGTAAACGTGCGCTATCTGGAGCAGCTCACCGACAACGAGCAGGTGACGGCGCTTGCTTACCTGCTGCGCTTCGGTCTGGAGCAGGTATCAGACGGCAAAAAAACTGTGCAGGAAAGCGTACAGCTTATTATGGATACGCTCCGCGAAAAAGGCTGGCAGGCATTCTGCAGCTCCTATGTACCCTGCGGTCTTGCCGTTCCGCGGGCGCAGGAGCTCTTTGCGTGCTTCAACCGTTTCCGTGGATAA
- a CDS encoding ABC transporter ATP-binding protein: MAEIIRLCNLTKYYGKHRGIENLSLQVQEGEIFGFIGPNGAGKSTTIRSMLGLLQPDSGTAELFGKSIQKEKTEILRRVGYLPSEPAFYGGMRVREALQFAASFYRQDCRSAAEALCGRLKLDAEKRVRELSLGNRKKLSIVCAFQHTAKLYVLDEPTSGLDPLMQKEFFALLQEKNREGATIFLSSHVLSEIQKYCSRAAVIRDGSLVVCDDVTNICSSAMKRVTIHGVEEVAGIVMRNPQKTGDGISFLYSGPAQELIAALQGLPVTDLTITEPPLEDVFLHFYDAKNTASV, translated from the coding sequence ATGGCAGAGATAATCAGACTTTGTAACCTCACAAAATACTATGGGAAGCACCGGGGCATCGAAAATCTGTCCCTGCAGGTGCAGGAGGGAGAAATTTTTGGATTTATCGGACCAAACGGCGCCGGAAAAAGCACGACTATCCGCAGTATGCTTGGGCTTTTGCAGCCGGATAGCGGGACGGCGGAGCTGTTTGGAAAATCCATACAGAAGGAAAAGACAGAGATTCTGCGCCGGGTGGGCTATCTGCCGTCGGAGCCTGCTTTTTACGGAGGCATGAGAGTGCGGGAGGCTCTGCAGTTTGCCGCCTCCTTTTACCGGCAGGACTGCCGCAGCGCCGCGGAAGCGCTCTGCGGGCGGCTTAAGCTGGATGCCGAAAAGCGCGTGCGGGAGCTTTCTCTGGGAAACCGGAAAAAGCTGAGTATCGTATGTGCGTTTCAGCACACGGCAAAGCTTTATGTGCTGGATGAGCCGACCAGCGGGCTTGACCCGCTGATGCAGAAGGAATTTTTTGCGCTTCTGCAGGAAAAGAACCGGGAGGGCGCCACGATTTTTCTGTCGTCGCATGTGCTCAGCGAGATACAGAAATATTGCAGCCGCGCGGCGGTGATACGGGACGGCAGCCTGGTGGTATGCGATGATGTGACAAACATCTGCAGCTCGGCGATGAAAAGGGTGACGATACATGGCGTGGAGGAAGTGGCAGGAATTGTGATGCGCAATCCGCAGAAGACGGGGGATGGCATATCATTTCTGTACAGCGGTCCGGCGCAGGAGCTGATCGCGGCTCTTCAGGGGCTGCCGGTGACGGATCTGACGATCACGGAGCCGCCGCTGGAGGATGTTTTTCTGCATTTTTATGATGCAAAGAATACTGCATCGGTGTGA
- a CDS encoding EamA family transporter, whose protein sequence is MWLLFALLSAVFAALTSILAKVGIDGVNSNLATAIRTVVVVIMAWGMVFLTHAQGGLATISRKSWIFLILSGLATGASWLCYYYALQIGDASKVVPIDKLSVVITLILAFLFLHEEFTAKSLIGCVLIGAGTLLMVV, encoded by the coding sequence ATGTGGTTATTATTTGCGTTACTGTCTGCTGTTTTTGCCGCGCTTACTTCTATCCTTGCCAAGGTCGGCATTGACGGCGTAAATTCAAATCTTGCAACGGCAATCCGTACCGTCGTGGTGGTCATCATGGCATGGGGAATGGTTTTTCTTACACATGCCCAGGGCGGTCTTGCCACAATCAGCAGAAAAAGCTGGATTTTCCTTATTCTGTCCGGGCTCGCGACAGGCGCTTCCTGGCTCTGCTATTATTACGCCCTGCAGATTGGCGATGCATCCAAGGTTGTCCCCATTGACAAGCTGAGCGTCGTCATCACGCTGATACTCGCTTTTCTGTTTCTGCACGAGGAATTTACCGCAAAATCACTCATCGGCTGCGTACTGATTGGCGCCGGAACGCTCCTGATGGTCGTTTAA
- a CDS encoding ABC transporter permease subunit yields the protein MFLLKHELKQGWKAMLLWSFAVGIMIVFCLMLFPELKAQLEPIRAMIQGLGGIVSIFGMDRLDYGEITGFYGIYAGFMLGIGGMFYAAILGCGMLSKEEEQHTAETLLTYPVSRSSVCIWKLAAAAVLLLCFNVLVLLFALASFPVIGEFPQWKPFALYHLAQFVMQLEIAGICFGVSAFLRKGGGTIGMAIAFVLYFLGIAGNITEKAGFVRYITPYAYADGAEIIPQAALDGGLVALGIVYMAVGIIAGFWKYKKKDIL from the coding sequence ATGTTTTTGCTGAAACACGAATTGAAACAGGGATGGAAGGCGATGCTGCTCTGGAGCTTTGCGGTGGGGATTATGATTGTCTTCTGTCTGATGCTGTTCCCGGAACTGAAGGCACAGCTTGAGCCGATACGGGCAATGATACAGGGACTGGGCGGAATTGTTTCCATATTTGGCATGGACAGGCTGGATTATGGCGAGATTACCGGATTTTATGGGATATACGCCGGATTTATGCTCGGCATCGGCGGGATGTTTTACGCGGCAATTCTGGGATGCGGGATGCTTTCCAAAGAAGAGGAACAGCACACGGCAGAGACACTGCTTACGTATCCGGTCAGCAGAAGCAGCGTGTGCATCTGGAAGCTTGCGGCGGCTGCCGTTCTGCTTCTTTGCTTTAATGTGCTGGTTCTGCTTTTTGCGCTGGCGTCGTTTCCGGTTATCGGGGAATTTCCACAGTGGAAACCCTTCGCGCTCTATCATCTGGCACAGTTTGTCATGCAGCTTGAAATCGCCGGTATCTGCTTCGGAGTATCCGCGTTTCTGCGGAAAGGGGGCGGAACCATCGGGATGGCAATCGCATTTGTACTGTATTTTCTTGGAATAGCAGGAAATATTACAGAAAAAGCAGGTTTTGTCAGATATATCACGCCGTATGCTTATGCGGATGGGGCAGAGATTATTCCGCAGGCAGCGCTGGACGGCGGACTGGTTGCACTGGGGATAGTATATATGGCCGTGGGAATTATTGCCGGATTCTGGAAATATAAAAAGAAAGATATATTATAG
- a CDS encoding ABC transporter ATP-binding protein, whose protein sequence is MIHIENLVKRYGNLVALDHFNLDIREGEIFGLLGPNGSGKTTAINCLLALLKYDKGTITVFGEEMHPDSYDLKRQIGVVPQNVAVFEQMTVLENIDYFCGLYVKNREERKRLTEEAIAFTGLEDYRKMFPRKLSGGLLRRLNIACGIAHQPRLIIMDEPTVAVDPQSRNRILEGIQELNRKGATVIYTSHYMEEVEQICSRIMIMDHGRSIATGTAEELKRMIKTGETIIIEGIALTEAQLEEIRGLPHVFETYYDEKNMLTVKCTSARHNLVRLLNYLQEQEVAFGRVLSELPTLNDVFLEITGKELRD, encoded by the coding sequence ATGATACATATTGAAAATCTGGTAAAACGATATGGAAATCTGGTGGCGCTGGACCACTTTAATCTGGACATCCGTGAGGGCGAGATTTTTGGTCTGCTCGGACCGAACGGTTCCGGAAAAACGACGGCAATCAACTGTCTGCTGGCGCTGCTGAAGTATGATAAGGGAACCATTACGGTATTCGGGGAGGAGATGCATCCCGACAGCTATGATTTGAAGCGGCAGATCGGGGTGGTCCCGCAGAATGTCGCGGTATTTGAGCAGATGACTGTCCTGGAAAACATCGATTATTTCTGTGGTCTGTATGTGAAGAACCGGGAAGAGCGGAAGCGTCTGACGGAGGAGGCGATTGCCTTCACCGGGCTGGAGGATTACCGGAAAATGTTTCCGAGAAAGCTTTCCGGAGGTCTGCTGCGCAGGCTGAACATCGCCTGCGGAATTGCGCACCAGCCGCGTCTGATTATTATGGATGAGCCGACGGTGGCGGTGGACCCCCAGAGCCGGAACCGGATTCTGGAGGGTATCCAGGAGCTGAATAGAAAGGGCGCGACGGTTATTTACACTTCCCATTATATGGAGGAGGTAGAGCAAATCTGCAGCCGCATCATGATTATGGATCACGGGCGCAGCATTGCGACGGGGACGGCCGAGGAACTGAAGCGCATGATTAAGACCGGAGAGACTATTATAATAGAAGGAATCGCTCTGACGGAAGCGCAGCTGGAGGAGATAAGGGGGCTGCCGCATGTGTTTGAGACGTACTATGATGAGAAAAACATGCTGACTGTGAAATGTACCAGTGCCCGGCATAACCTGGTGCGGCTTCTGAATTACCTGCAGGAGCAGGAGGTGGCGTTCGGCAGAGTGCTTTCGGAGCTGCCGACCTTAAACGATGTATTTCTGGAAATCACCGGAAAGGAACTAAGGGATTAG
- the ybaK gene encoding Cys-tRNA(Pro) deacylase: protein MAKEVKTNAMRILEKNKVPYELLTYECDEFIDGLHTAALTGAPVEASFKTLVAQGKSRAYYVFVLPIAEEVDLKKAAKAAGEKSMEMIHVKDITPITGYVRGGCTAIGMKKQFPVFLQECAQNFDQIYVSGGKIGATIKLAPQDFVKVTRAEYADFT, encoded by the coding sequence ATGGCAAAAGAGGTTAAGACGAATGCCATGCGCATTCTGGAAAAAAATAAGGTTCCGTATGAGCTGCTCACCTACGAATGCGACGAGTTTATTGATGGTCTGCACACGGCGGCGCTGACCGGCGCTCCGGTGGAGGCTTCCTTTAAGACGCTTGTCGCCCAGGGAAAAAGCAGGGCGTACTACGTTTTTGTCCTGCCAATCGCAGAGGAAGTCGATTTAAAGAAAGCGGCAAAAGCGGCTGGCGAAAAATCTATGGAAATGATACATGTAAAGGACATCACGCCCATCACCGGCTACGTGCGCGGCGGCTGCACAGCTATCGGCATGAAAAAGCAGTTTCCGGTATTCCTGCAGGAATGCGCCCAAAATTTCGACCAGATTTATGTGAGCGGCGGAAAAATCGGCGCAACTATAAAGCTTGCCCCGCAGGACTTCGTGAAAGTAACGCGGGCTGAATATGCCGATTTTACATAA
- a CDS encoding ABC transporter permease, protein MRVFKGYGNIIKRNIGIMLMYVCIFIGISVAIQKSLGDTGVTGNFAAVKLAVAVIDREGGALGDTLKSYIQREQKLVEIADDEQTIQEELFYRNISYVLIVPQGTQAAFENGEAAVQTIKVPGSSTGFYLDAKINSLLNQIRVYQTGGFSFEESCEKALALSEKKGQVTLLDINGNGGQRADYNYYFAYLPYAMLTGIIMCLSSVVMTFKKKEIRRRMTCSSVSLLRQNMAATASFLLVGMAVWGICVAVQAALYRGGAFTSPNCFWYLLNSLACMVVAMTLAYLCGTVVNSVNALNGINNVVSLGLCFIGGIFVPIEMLGNGVKMVAGFTPTYWYSRINGILGDYEHLTAEMRQNILQGLAIQLLFAAACFCVTLAVSKARQRE, encoded by the coding sequence ATGAGAGTATTTAAGGGGTATGGAAATATCATAAAACGCAATATCGGCATCATGCTAATGTATGTCTGCATTTTTATAGGCATTTCCGTGGCGATTCAGAAAAGTCTCGGCGACACGGGCGTGACGGGGAATTTTGCGGCGGTAAAGCTGGCGGTGGCGGTGATTGACCGCGAGGGCGGCGCCCTGGGGGACACATTAAAAAGTTACATTCAGCGGGAGCAGAAGCTGGTGGAGATTGCGGATGATGAGCAGACCATACAGGAGGAGCTGTTTTACCGCAACATCAGTTATGTGCTGATTGTGCCGCAGGGAACGCAGGCGGCGTTTGAAAACGGTGAGGCTGCAGTACAGACAATAAAGGTGCCCGGATCTTCTACAGGATTTTATCTGGATGCCAAAATCAATTCCCTGCTGAACCAGATACGGGTTTACCAGACGGGCGGATTTTCCTTTGAAGAATCCTGTGAAAAGGCGCTGGCACTTTCGGAAAAGAAAGGACAGGTAACGCTGCTTGATATTAACGGAAACGGCGGGCAGCGGGCGGACTATAATTATTATTTTGCCTATCTTCCGTATGCAATGCTTACCGGAATTATTATGTGTTTAAGCTCTGTGGTCATGACGTTTAAGAAGAAAGAAATAAGGCGCCGCATGACCTGTTCGTCAGTGTCGCTGCTCAGACAGAATATGGCGGCAACCGCGTCCTTCCTGCTGGTGGGAATGGCAGTGTGGGGGATCTGCGTGGCGGTGCAGGCGGCTCTGTACCGGGGCGGCGCATTCACCTCGCCGAACTGCTTCTGGTATCTGCTGAACAGCCTTGCCTGCATGGTAGTGGCGATGACGCTGGCGTATCTCTGCGGAACAGTGGTAAACTCGGTAAATGCACTAAACGGTATCAATAATGTGGTATCTCTGGGACTCTGCTTTATCGGAGGTATCTTTGTTCCGATTGAAATGCTTGGCAATGGGGTGAAAATGGTTGCCGGTTTCACGCCGACATACTGGTACTCCAGGATTAACGGCATTCTGGGAGATTATGAGCATCTGACCGCAGAAATGCGGCAGAATATCCTGCAGGGGCTTGCAATCCAGCTTTTGTTTGCCGCAGCGTGCTTCTGCGTGACGCTGGCGGTCAGCAAAGCCCGGCAGCGGGAGTAA
- a CDS encoding sensor histidine kinase — protein MELYRKMCYTLGADIRRKVSHMNYLTDCCVLLLYCFCSLLFLPLDTAFIAAFFLAVSISMFLYVYPDFRVRCLVTAGYAATLFLSAPLIRFLPLVLYTFYFPWQEKPSLAHPFHKEPAGQENAPSAGRPRCAAAAFAAAYLSGVPVWAAAYLPGAAALAGLIFQTVPLRRLPLLFFTGTGCLLSILLRRKTDSYETLVAVYRKTRDDDTEIKLLLQEKNQSLLEKQDYEIYAATLNERNRIAREIHDNVGHMLTRSILMVGALKTVNKNDTLSVPLCQLDETLNLAMNSIRESVHDLHDRSINLEGSLRTLADDFTFCPVSLQYDMSADVPADIKYCFIAVVKEALVNISRHSNASAARILAQEHPAFYRLSVSDNGTGNSKTDAYGAGGIGLINMQSRVASLKGTLQIFRNRGFCVFITIPKNIT, from the coding sequence ATGGAACTTTACCGGAAAATGTGCTACACTTTGGGTGCGGACATCCGCAGAAAGGTATCCCATATGAATTATCTGACCGATTGCTGCGTCCTGCTGCTGTACTGCTTCTGCAGCCTGCTTTTTTTACCGCTGGATACTGCCTTTATAGCCGCCTTTTTCCTGGCTGTCAGTATCAGCATGTTTTTATATGTATATCCGGATTTCCGGGTGCGGTGCCTCGTCACTGCCGGATATGCAGCAACGCTGTTTTTATCAGCGCCGCTCATCCGGTTTCTGCCGCTGGTTCTGTACACGTTCTATTTTCCGTGGCAGGAGAAGCCATCCCTGGCGCATCCTTTTCATAAGGAACCTGCCGGGCAGGAAAACGCTCCCTCTGCCGGGCGTCCCCGGTGCGCTGCGGCGGCTTTCGCGGCGGCGTATCTTTCCGGGGTCCCGGTCTGGGCGGCAGCGTATCTTCCCGGAGCGGCAGCTCTTGCCGGGCTCATATTCCAGACGGTTCCTCTCCGCAGACTGCCGCTTTTATTTTTTACCGGCACCGGCTGTCTGCTTTCCATCCTGCTGCGCCGGAAAACGGATTCTTACGAAACGCTGGTCGCCGTCTATCGCAAAACGCGCGACGATGATACGGAGATAAAGCTGCTTTTGCAGGAGAAGAACCAGTCGCTTCTGGAAAAGCAGGATTACGAAATTTATGCCGCGACCCTTAACGAGCGCAACCGCATTGCGCGGGAAATCCACGACAATGTCGGACATATGCTCACCCGTTCCATTCTGATGGTGGGCGCGCTGAAAACCGTCAATAAAAACGACACGCTGTCCGTGCCGCTCTGCCAGCTCGATGAGACGCTGAATCTCGCCATGAACAGCATCCGGGAAAGCGTCCACGACCTGCACGACCGCTCGATAAACCTGGAGGGCTCGCTGCGCACTCTGGCGGATGATTTCACCTTCTGCCCGGTATCCCTGCAATATGATATGTCCGCCGATGTCCCGGCAGATATAAAATACTGTTTTATCGCCGTCGTCAAAGAGGCTCTGGTAAATATTTCCCGGCACAGCAATGCCTCCGCCGCCCGCATTCTGGCGCAGGAGCATCCTGCCTTTTACCGCCTGTCTGTTTCCGACAATGGAACCGGCAACAGTAAAACAGACGCATACGGCGCCGGCGGCATCGGTCTTATAAATATGCAGAGCCGGGTGGCGTCTCTTAAGGGAACGCTGCAGATTTTCCGGAATCGCGGCTTCTGCGTTTTTATTACGATTCCAAAAAACATCACATAA
- a CDS encoding ABC transporter permease, translating into MGRLYISSLKRNIRSKEEIFWSILFPLIMATFFYVTFGSGIDVEQMQKIPVALVSENNTAFETFLDALDGDLLVLTEMEGAQAEEALKNGGVKGIFYSRKEPELTVSASNMNESILEALLEGYLENEQMLTDIGKNNPLKLPAAIAAMTDYREMTQSVNMLGETTDDNIAYFFALVGMTCLFGGFLGMVAAIDMRADQSPLAARRSAAPADRLQMLLAETLACFTVQFFCVCILLLYMYALGISFGKKWILLLPVCVLGSLTGVAYGMFLGGRRMAEGFKIAILVVSSLLMSFLAGLMMGNMKDIVEHHCPVINRINPAALIADAFYSVSVYDNPARYRTNLLLLAAITVLLLAAAWLTLRRERYESI; encoded by the coding sequence ATGGGACGATTATATATCAGCAGTCTGAAACGGAATATCCGCAGCAAAGAGGAAATTTTCTGGTCGATTCTGTTTCCGCTGATTATGGCGACATTTTTTTATGTGACATTTGGCAGCGGAATTGATGTTGAGCAGATGCAGAAAATTCCGGTAGCGCTTGTCTCAGAAAACAATACTGCGTTTGAGACATTTCTTGACGCGCTGGACGGCGACCTGCTTGTTCTCACGGAAATGGAGGGCGCGCAGGCGGAGGAAGCGCTGAAAAACGGCGGGGTGAAGGGAATTTTTTACAGCAGAAAGGAGCCGGAGCTGACGGTTTCCGCTTCCAATATGAATGAGAGCATTCTGGAGGCGCTGCTGGAGGGGTATCTGGAAAATGAGCAGATGCTGACAGATATCGGGAAAAATAATCCGCTGAAGCTTCCGGCGGCGATTGCGGCAATGACGGATTACCGGGAAATGACGCAGTCTGTGAACATGCTTGGGGAGACGACGGACGATAATATAGCATACTTTTTTGCGCTGGTCGGAATGACCTGCCTGTTTGGAGGCTTTCTGGGAATGGTGGCCGCTATCGATATGCGCGCGGACCAGTCTCCGCTGGCGGCAAGAAGAAGCGCTGCTCCGGCGGACCGCCTGCAGATGCTTCTGGCGGAGACGCTGGCATGTTTTACGGTACAGTTTTTCTGTGTCTGCATTCTGCTTCTGTATATGTATGCACTTGGCATTTCCTTCGGGAAAAAATGGATACTTCTGCTGCCGGTCTGCGTGCTGGGGAGTCTGACCGGAGTGGCGTACGGAATGTTTCTCGGCGGAAGACGTATGGCGGAGGGCTTTAAGATTGCGATTCTGGTGGTTTCCTCTTTGCTGATGAGTTTTCTTGCCGGGCTGATGATGGGAAACATGAAGGATATCGTGGAGCATCACTGCCCTGTTATAAACCGCATCAATCCGGCGGCGCTGATTGCGGATGCGTTTTACAGCGTGTCGGTGTACGACAACCCGGCGAGGTACCGCACGAATCTGCTGCTTCTGGCGGCAATCACTGTGCTTCTGCTGGCGGCGGCATGGCTGACACTGAGGAGGGAACGCTATGAGAGTATTTAA
- a CDS encoding response regulator transcription factor has product MNILLIDDDALVTTALKTILETDGEIKVIGTGSSGREAVALYARLQPDILLMDIRMKDMDGIDASAEILRQFPHAKILLLTTFSDDEYIIRALKTGTRGYLLKQDYASILPAIHAVCNGQTVFGSEIIHRVPELLQQKKPFDYQKYGIGQKEFEIIKAVANGYSNREIADKLFLGEGTVRNYLSTILDKLNLRDRTQLAIFYYQHL; this is encoded by the coding sequence ATGAACATTTTACTGATTGACGACGACGCGCTCGTCACCACCGCCCTGAAAACGATTCTGGAAACAGACGGAGAAATAAAGGTCATCGGAACCGGAAGCAGCGGACGGGAGGCTGTTGCACTGTACGCCCGGCTGCAGCCGGATATTCTTCTGATGGACATCCGCATGAAGGATATGGACGGCATCGACGCCTCCGCGGAAATTCTGCGGCAGTTTCCCCACGCAAAAATCCTGCTTCTGACCACCTTTTCTGACGATGAGTACATCATCCGCGCTCTGAAGACCGGTACCAGAGGCTATCTTCTGAAACAGGATTACGCCAGTATCCTTCCGGCAATCCATGCGGTCTGCAACGGGCAGACCGTTTTCGGCAGCGAGATTATCCACCGGGTTCCGGAGCTTCTCCAGCAGAAAAAGCCCTTTGACTATCAGAAATATGGGATTGGGCAGAAAGAATTTGAAATTATCAAAGCCGTCGCCAACGGATATTCCAACCGCGAAATTGCGGACAAACTGTTTCTGGGGGAAGGTACCGTGCGCAATTATTTAAGCACGATTCTGGACAAGCTGAACCTGCGCGACCGCACGCAGCTTGCCATATTTTATTATCAGCATCTATAA
- a CDS encoding ABC transporter ATP-binding protein, translating to MENFVQLKNVSKVYKMGEVEIRAVDGIEFSISKGEFVVIVGPSGAGKTTVLNILGGMDTATKGQVLVDGEDIAKYSPRRLTGYRRDDIGFVFQFYNLIPNLTALENVELALQICKHPLKAQDVLEEVGLGNRLKNFPAQLSGGEQQRVSIARALAKNPKLLLCDEPTGALDYQTGKAILKLLQDMCREKGMTVIVITHNSAIAPMADRVIQIKNGKVAQMRMNEAPMSVADIEW from the coding sequence ATGGAAAATTTTGTACAACTGAAAAATGTATCGAAGGTCTACAAAATGGGCGAGGTGGAAATCCGCGCGGTGGACGGCATAGAGTTTTCCATATCCAAAGGAGAATTTGTCGTGATTGTCGGACCGAGCGGCGCCGGGAAAACGACGGTGCTGAATATCCTGGGCGGGATGGATACAGCCACGAAGGGGCAGGTGCTGGTGGACGGCGAGGATATCGCAAAATATTCGCCGCGCAGGCTGACCGGCTACCGGCGGGATGATATCGGGTTCGTGTTCCAGTTTTATAATCTGATTCCCAATCTTACCGCGCTGGAGAATGTGGAGCTGGCGCTGCAGATTTGCAAGCACCCGTTAAAGGCGCAGGATGTGCTGGAGGAAGTGGGTCTGGGGAACCGGCTGAAAAACTTTCCGGCGCAGCTTTCCGGCGGCGAGCAGCAGCGCGTGTCGATTGCGCGCGCGCTGGCGAAGAACCCAAAGCTTCTGCTCTGCGATGAGCCGACCGGCGCGCTGGATTACCAGACCGGAAAGGCGATTCTCAAATTATTGCAGGATATGTGCCGGGAAAAGGGCATGACCGTGATCGTTATCACGCACAACTCGGCGATCGCGCCGATGGCGGACCGCGTGATTCAGATTAAAAACGGAAAGGTTGCGCAGATGCGGATGAACGAAGCGCCGATGTCTGTGGCAGATATTGAGTGGTAA